One Rosa chinensis cultivar Old Blush chromosome 3, RchiOBHm-V2, whole genome shotgun sequence DNA window includes the following coding sequences:
- the LOC112195277 gene encoding glutathione S-transferase F11, translating into MVVKVYGPVRAACPQRVMVCLLEKGVEFEVVHVDLQAGEQKQPHILARQPFGQVPAIEDGNFKLFESRAIVRYYAAKYADRGPNLLGTTLEEKALVDQWLEVESHNFNDLVYAVVLQLVVLPSMGETSDLALVRACEEKLKKVFDVYEERLSKSTYLAGRSFTLADLSHLPAIRFLMDEVKMGHLVTERKNVTAWWEKISNRPAWKKLMRLAQY; encoded by the exons ATGGTAGTGAAAGTTTATGGTCCAGTTAGGGCAGCCTGCCCCCAGAGGGTGATGGTTTGTCTTTTGGAGAAAGGAGTTGAGTTTGAGGTTGTGCATGTTGATCTTCAAGCAGGAGAGCAGAAGCAACCTCACATTCTTGCCCGACAG CCGTTTGGGCAAGTTCCAGCAATTGAAGATGGCAATTTCAAGCTTTTTG AATCTAGAGCTATCGTGAGGTACTATGCAGCCAAGTACGCAGACCGTGGCCCTAACCTGCTGGGAACAACACTGGAGGAGAAGGCTCTGGTGGATCAATGGCTTGAAGTCGAATCACACAACTTCAACGACTTGGTTTATGCTGTGGTGCTTCAACTTGTGGTCCTTCCCAGTATGGGCGAAACTAGCGACTTGGCATTGGTGCGCGCTtgtgaagaaaaactgaaaaaggTATTCGATGTGTACGAGGAGAGACTATCCAAGAGCACCTATCTGGCCGGACGCTCCTTCACTTTGGCTGATCTGAGCCATCTTCCAGCGATTCGGTTTCTGATGGACGAGGTCAAAATGGGACATTTGGTCACGGAGAGGAAGAATGTGACTGCTTGGTGGGAAAAAATTTCGAACAGGCCTGCATGGAAGAAACTCATGAGGCTTGCTCaatactag